In Mastomys coucha isolate ucsf_1 unplaced genomic scaffold, UCSF_Mcou_1 pScaffold5, whole genome shotgun sequence, one genomic interval encodes:
- the LOC116077584 gene encoding somatotropin has translation MSADSRTSWLLTFSLLCLLWPPKAGAFPAMPLSSLFANAVLRAQHLHQLAADTYKEFERAYIPEGQRYSIQNAQAAFCFSETIPAPTGKEEAQQRTDMELLRFSLLLIQSWLGPVQFLSRIFTNSLMFGTSDRVFEKLKDLEEGIQALMQELEDGSPRVGQILKQTYDKFDANMRSDDALLKNYGLLSCFKKDLHKAETYLRVMKCRRFVESSCAF, from the exons ATGTCTGCAG aCTCTCGGACCTCCTGGCTCCTGACCTTCAGCCTTCTCTGCCTGCTCTGGCCACCGAAGGCTGGTGCTTTTCCCGCCATGCCCTTGTCCAGTCTGTTTGCCAATGCTGTGCTCCGAGCCCAGCACCTGCACCAGCTGGCTGCTGACACCTACAAAGAGTTC GAGCGTGCCTACATTCCCGAGGGACAGCGCTACTCCATTCAGAATGCCCAGgctgctttctgcttctcagaGACCATCCCAGCTCCCACAGGCAAGGAGGAGGCTCAGCAGAGAACC GACATGGAATTGCTTCGATTCTCACTGCTGCTCATCCAGTCGTGGCTGGGGCCCGTGCAGTTCCTCAGCAGGATTTTTACCAACAGCCTGATGTTTGGCACCTCGGACCGTGTCTTTGAGAAACTGAAGGACCTGGAAGAGGGCATCCAGGCTCTGATGCAG GAGCTAGAAGATGGCAGCCCCCGAGTGGGGCAGATCCTCAAGCAAACCTATGACAAGTTTGATGCCAACATGCGCAGTGATGACGCCCTGCTTAAAAACTATGGGCTGCTCTCCTGCTTCAAGAAGGACCTGCACAAGGCGGAGACCTACCTGCGGGTCATGAAGTGTCGTCGCTTTGTGGAAAGCAGCTGTGCTTTCTAG